Proteins from one Falco naumanni isolate bFalNau1 chromosome 10, bFalNau1.pat, whole genome shotgun sequence genomic window:
- the STMN3 gene encoding stathmin-3 produces MASTVSAYKEKMKELSLLSLICSCFHTQPHPNTIYQYGDMEVKQLDKRASGQSFEVILKSPSDLSPESPILSSPPKKKDLSLEELQRRLEAAEERRKTQEAQVLKQLAEKREHEREVLHKALEENNNFSRLAEEKLNYKMELSREIREAHLAALRERLREKELHAAEVRRNKEQREEISG; encoded by the exons atggccagcaccGTCTCAG CCtacaaggagaaaatgaaggagCTGTCTCTGCTCTCCCTCATCTGCTCCTGTTTCCACACCCAGCCCCATCCCAATACCATCTACCAGTATGGAG ATATGGAGGTGAAGCAGCTGGATAAGAGGGCATCAGGCCAGAGCTTCGAAGTGATCCTGAAGTCGCCTTCAGATTTATCTCCCGAGAGCCCCatcctttcctccccacccaagAAGAAGGATCTGtccctggaggagctgcagaggaggctggaggctgcagaggagagaaggaag ACCCAGGAGGCACAGGTGCTGAAGCAGCTGGCGGAGAAGCGGGAACATGAGCGGGAGGTGCTGCATAAGGCACTGGAGGAGAACAACAACTTCAGCCGCCTGGCCGAGGAGAAGCTCAACTACAAGATGGAGCTGAGCAGGGAGATCCGCGAAGCACATCTTGCCGCCTTGAGGGAGCGGCTCCGTGAGAAG GAACTGCATGCAGCTGAAGTTCGCAGGAACAAGGAACAGCGGGAGGAGATCTCTGGATAA